Proteins encoded by one window of Methanomicrobia archaeon:
- a CDS encoding N-formylglutamate amidohydrolase has translation MQMRARLPILISIPHGGDAIPPEVRDRVALTSRDIFFDTDPFTRQIYNLREQVTVVIENPIARSIVDVNRAPDDRPPANQDGVIKTRTALGKPVYKPGRFPDAALVNDLLARYYYPYHRNLERLMTQHELRLALDCHSMLPVSPPTSDNSGRRRPLICVSNRGDGQGRQTATQGPLTCPRAWLLQLADAFQQVFDGNGDDRVALNTPFLGGYISQTHARSSAIPWIQVELNRDLYLTERYFDPQTPEIFLRRLEELRGMVVTVLERFLTVIEMR, from the coding sequence ATGCAGATGCGCGCACGACTGCCTATCCTGATTTCAATTCCGCACGGCGGCGATGCTATCCCACCAGAGGTGCGTGACCGCGTGGCGCTTACGTCGCGCGATATCTTCTTCGACACTGACCCCTTCACCCGTCAGATCTATAATCTTCGCGAGCAGGTAACGGTGGTTATCGAGAACCCTATAGCACGCTCAATCGTTGACGTGAACCGCGCGCCCGATGACCGCCCACCAGCGAACCAGGACGGCGTCATCAAAACCCGAACGGCCCTGGGTAAACCGGTTTACAAACCGGGCAGGTTCCCTGACGCTGCACTGGTCAATGACTTGCTGGCACGCTATTACTACCCCTACCACAGGAACCTGGAGCGGCTCATGACTCAGCACGAGCTTCGCCTGGCGCTTGACTGCCACAGTATGCTCCCGGTTTCACCACCGACGAGCGATAATTCCGGCAGGCGCAGACCGCTTATCTGCGTGAGCAACCGCGGTGACGGTCAGGGCCGGCAAACAGCAACACAGGGGCCCCTCACCTGCCCGCGAGCATGGCTGCTGCAGCTCGCAGACGCGTTTCAGCAGGTTTTTGACGGTAACGGCGACGATAGGGTCGCGCTCAACACCCCCTTCCTCGGTGGCTACATCTCACAGACTCATGCCCGGAGCAGTGCTATCCCCTGGATACAGGTCGAGTTGAACCGGGACCTGTATCTCACCGAGCGCTATTTCGACCCGCAGACCCCTGAGATTTTCCTGCGACGACTTGAAGAGCTGCGGGGAATGGTAGTAACCGTGCTGGAGCGTTTCTTAACGGTGATCGAAATGCGGTAG
- a CDS encoding SAM-dependent methyltransferase has translation MQKIAPFEAHAVRYDTWFERYPYVYESELLAVQKQLEECRKGLEIGVGTGRFAAPLGIPVGVEPSRARGQLARRRGLELVIGLAEALPFRDAQFDCVLMVTVVCFLEALETALREAYRVLQPGGRLVIGLIDKQSALGQQYQQKRKKNPYFRLATFYSVDEVVLQLKAVGFSGFRFSQTIYHPLDEIHEREPVRPGYGAGGFVVIRACAKMNEGQAKIFTD, from the coding sequence ATGCAGAAGATAGCGCCGTTTGAGGCGCATGCAGTACGCTACGATACCTGGTTCGAGCGTTACCCGTATGTGTACGAATCCGAGCTCCTGGCGGTGCAGAAACAGCTGGAGGAATGCAGAAAGGGGCTTGAAATCGGCGTGGGCACCGGGCGTTTCGCCGCACCACTGGGGATCCCGGTAGGCGTGGAGCCGTCCCGGGCAAGGGGGCAGCTCGCGCGACGGCGAGGACTTGAGCTCGTTATAGGTCTCGCAGAGGCGCTTCCCTTTCGCGATGCACAGTTCGATTGTGTACTCATGGTTACCGTTGTCTGTTTCCTCGAAGCGCTCGAGACAGCACTCCGAGAGGCCTATCGGGTTCTTCAACCTGGAGGACGGCTGGTCATTGGCCTTATTGATAAACAGAGCGCGCTGGGGCAGCAGTATCAGCAAAAGCGAAAGAAAAATCCGTATTTTCGGCTGGCAACTTTTTATTCCGTGGACGAGGTGGTGCTCCAGTTGAAAGCGGTGGGCTTTTCCGGTTTCCGGTTCTCCCAAACGATTTATCACCCCCTGGATGAGATACATGAGCGAGAGCCCGTACGTCCGGGCTACGGAGCCGGCGGCTTTGTCGTGATACGTGCGTGCGCGAAAATGAACGAAGGTCAAGCGAAGATATTCACGGACTGA
- a CDS encoding hydantoinase B/oxoprolinase family protein: MNPILLELLKNAFSAVPEEMGAVLKRTAFSPNIKERMDASCAIFDAQGRMLAQAEHIPVHLGAMPLTVAFAITVFPALQEGDQIVVNDPYHGGSHLPDLTVLKPVFFAGAIAGYVVNRAHHADIGGISPGSMPGTSTDIFQEGLIIPPCRLVARGQENRDVFALIRSNTRTPTERIGDIRAQIAANNLGERRVVELISKYSRATYQAFTERITAYSERRMRHAIMAMPNGTFIAEDVLDDDGITGAPVKLVVAVTITDDTIAIDFEGTDRQRAGNINAPYAVTLSAVYYVLRAVTDPGIPPNYGCYLPVTVHVPVGTVLNPVHPAAVASGNVETAQRIVDVLLLALYKALPHTVPAQSQGTMNNVAIGGRIGDSGECFSYYETIAGGQGALPYKDGEDGIHTHMTNTANTPIEALELAYPLRIEAYELIPGSGGAGRFSGGRGVRRALRILTDHATLSIQSDRRTYPPKGLDGGADGRAGQNYLLRDGKRMDLPAKVTMTLERGDLVVIETPGGGGYGAVP, translated from the coding sequence ATGAACCCCATACTGCTGGAGCTACTGAAGAATGCCTTTTCCGCCGTGCCTGAGGAGATGGGCGCGGTGCTGAAGCGCACGGCCTTCTCACCAAACATCAAAGAGCGAATGGACGCGTCCTGCGCGATCTTTGACGCGCAGGGAAGAATGCTGGCTCAGGCCGAGCATATCCCCGTTCATCTCGGTGCGATGCCGCTCACCGTTGCGTTTGCCATCACCGTGTTTCCAGCATTACAGGAAGGGGACCAGATCGTGGTGAATGACCCGTATCACGGTGGCTCGCACCTTCCTGATCTTACGGTGCTCAAGCCGGTCTTTTTTGCCGGGGCAATCGCCGGGTACGTGGTCAACCGGGCGCACCATGCGGACATCGGTGGCATCTCGCCCGGGTCAATGCCCGGGACGAGCACGGACATCTTCCAGGAGGGGCTTATCATACCGCCCTGCAGGCTGGTCGCCCGCGGCCAGGAGAATCGTGACGTATTCGCGCTCATCCGCTCGAATACACGCACGCCGACCGAACGTATTGGAGATATACGGGCGCAGATCGCGGCGAATAACCTCGGCGAGCGGCGCGTGGTCGAGCTTATCAGTAAATACAGTAGGGCTACGTATCAGGCGTTCACGGAACGTATTACGGCGTACAGCGAGCGGCGGATGCGGCACGCAATCATGGCGATGCCCAACGGGACCTTCATTGCAGAGGACGTCCTGGATGACGATGGGATTACCGGAGCGCCGGTAAAGCTTGTGGTGGCCGTGACCATCACCGATGACACGATCGCGATCGACTTTGAAGGCACCGATCGCCAGCGAGCCGGGAATATTAACGCACCATACGCAGTAACGCTCTCTGCAGTCTATTATGTCCTGCGCGCGGTGACCGATCCAGGAATTCCGCCGAATTATGGCTGCTATCTCCCGGTTACCGTCCATGTGCCCGTGGGAACGGTACTGAATCCTGTACACCCTGCAGCAGTGGCCAGCGGGAATGTCGAGACCGCGCAACGGATCGTGGACGTTCTTCTCCTCGCCCTCTATAAAGCGCTGCCCCATACAGTACCCGCGCAATCGCAGGGCACGATGAACAATGTGGCCATCGGCGGCCGGATCGGAGATTCTGGTGAATGCTTCAGCTATTACGAGACCATTGCTGGTGGTCAGGGTGCATTGCCCTACAAAGACGGCGAGGACGGGATCCACACCCACATGACCAACACGGCGAATACACCGATTGAGGCTTTAGAGCTCGCATATCCCTTGCGGATCGAGGCATACGAGCTCATACCGGGATCCGGCGGTGCAGGCAGGTTCTCCGGTGGTCGGGGTGTTCGACGGGCTCTACGGATACTGACCGATCACGCGACGCTCTCCATTCAATCAGATCGTCGAACCTATCCCCCCAAGGGCTTGGACGGCGGCGCGGATGGTAGAGCCGGGCAGAACTATCTCCTGCGAGACGGGAAGCGAATGGATCTCCCCGCAAAGGTAACCATGACGCTTGAGCGGGGTGATCTGGTGGTGATTGAGACGCCGGGCGGCGGTGGCTATGGCGCAGTTCCGTGA
- a CDS encoding zinc ribbon domain-containing protein: MCSAGGGDFDLEIEQLQVERYKCNDCGNKFDALGEKVVCPSCMSENVEKA, translated from the coding sequence ATGTGTAGTGCAGGAGGCGGGGATTTCGACCTCGAGATTGAGCAGTTGCAGGTCGAGCGGTACAAGTGTAACGACTGCGGCAATAAGTTCGATGCACTGGGCGAGAAGGTCGTCTGCCCGTCGTGCATGTCCGAGAACGTTGAGAAGGCCTAA
- a CDS encoding DUF2284 domain-containing protein, with amino-acid sequence MKKEFATLMDGLTAIHADLKLIPTEIIAVADWVRWKCQYGCRAYGKHLSCPPYTPSVEETRRLIQCYERALVARFEAIPNETVPPRRIHHYLWDAIRIVHDTMFELERYAFLSGYYQAFAMVALPCTYCEDCLPEREGLELDQVPKRFCTHQGKVRPAMEACGIDVITTVRDAGYELEVLTSSGEKIVLFGLLLID; translated from the coding sequence ATGAAGAAAGAGTTCGCTACCTTAATGGACGGGTTGACGGCCATACATGCCGATCTCAAACTCATTCCGACTGAGATCATTGCGGTCGCCGACTGGGTACGCTGGAAGTGCCAGTATGGGTGCAGGGCATACGGTAAACACCTGAGCTGCCCGCCGTATACGCCCTCGGTGGAGGAGACGCGCCGGCTGATCCAGTGCTACGAGCGCGCCCTCGTCGCGCGCTTCGAGGCGATACCGAACGAGACCGTGCCACCGCGCCGCATCCATCATTATCTCTGGGATGCGATTCGGATCGTGCACGACACGATGTTCGAATTGGAGCGGTATGCCTTTCTCTCCGGCTATTACCAGGCGTTTGCCATGGTTGCACTGCCCTGTACGTACTGTGAGGACTGCCTGCCGGAACGCGAAGGCCTTGAGCTGGATCAGGTACCAAAGCGATTCTGCACGCACCAGGGCAAGGTGCGGCCAGCGATGGAGGCCTGTGGGATCGACGTGATCACAACGGTGCGGGACGCTGGCTACGAGCTCGAGGTGCTCACCTCATCGGGCGAGAAAATCGTCCTCTTCGGGCTACTTTTAATCGACTGA
- a CDS encoding YcaO-related McrA-glycine thioamidation protein, producing the protein MELKSCIKRYKRGTHRAVPPAETLSRVESKLPAAGVTEVTDITGLDRIGIPVFICRRPSAASGTVTVHNGKGTTPEEAQVSAIMEAVERCSAEVGDRELVMESYARLEKREHVLNPSNLILPGYVRDVEHIRIPWVEGYDLLQDESIYVPANAVFHPLSPPYDRNRLFRTNTNGLAGGNELEEAIFHGLAEVIERDAWSLVEATRDTGPLVRVPDGEIRALVDKFLNVSVSVLIREITSDVGVPTFAAVSDDEHLQDPTLLTIGMGTHTNASVALKRAITEVAQSRLTQIHGARSGSPATAMNRLMGYEWMRKQNQHWFEMVRHEDFAAAATRSLDTNDFREDIKHVLTRLNERGFERVIVVNVTREAIGVPVVRVIVPGLEQYGVDGDRIGERCAAARRARSSVTASS; encoded by the coding sequence GGTGTCACTGAAGTTACCGACATCACCGGACTTGATCGGATAGGGATACCGGTCTTTATCTGCCGCCGCCCGAGTGCCGCGAGCGGCACGGTGACCGTCCACAACGGTAAAGGAACGACACCAGAAGAAGCTCAGGTCTCCGCGATCATGGAAGCAGTCGAGCGCTGCTCGGCGGAAGTGGGGGACCGCGAGCTGGTAATGGAGAGCTATGCGCGCCTGGAGAAGCGTGAGCATGTGCTGAACCCCAGCAACTTGATTCTCCCCGGTTATGTGCGAGACGTCGAGCACATACGCATTCCCTGGGTAGAAGGGTACGATCTGCTGCAGGATGAATCGATCTACGTGCCGGCCAATGCGGTCTTTCACCCCTTATCGCCACCATACGACCGAAACAGACTGTTCCGCACGAATACGAACGGGCTGGCAGGCGGTAATGAGCTGGAAGAAGCGATCTTTCACGGGCTCGCGGAGGTGATCGAGCGTGATGCATGGTCGCTGGTAGAGGCCACTCGGGATACCGGCCCGCTGGTGCGCGTACCGGATGGCGAGATACGTGCGCTCGTGGATAAATTCCTGAATGTTTCCGTTTCCGTGCTCATACGCGAGATCACGAGCGACGTCGGGGTGCCGACCTTCGCGGCAGTCTCGGACGACGAGCACTTACAAGACCCGACACTGCTCACCATCGGGATGGGCACGCACACGAATGCGAGCGTGGCGCTCAAGCGTGCGATCACGGAGGTGGCACAGAGCAGACTGACGCAGATTCATGGTGCGCGCAGCGGATCGCCCGCAACGGCCATGAACAGGCTGATGGGCTACGAGTGGATGCGCAAGCAGAACCAGCACTGGTTCGAGATGGTGCGGCATGAGGATTTTGCCGCCGCTGCGACGCGATCGCTGGACACCAACGATTTCCGCGAGGACATCAAGCACGTGTTGACGCGGCTCAACGAGCGGGGATTTGAACGGGTGATCGTGGTGAACGTGACGCGTGAGGCGATTGGTGTGCCGGTGGTGCGGGTCATCGTCCCGGGACTGGAGCAATACGGTGTCGACGGCGATCGTATCGGCGAGCGGTGCGCGGCAGCGCGAAGGGCTCGTTCGTCCGTTACAGCATCTTCATAG